DNA from Sulfurimonas xiamenensis:
TTTTATAGGAAAAAGTAATTCCCAAGGTCGTTTAAGAGACTCAGTTGCTAAGAGTTTTAAAAATGAAAAAACGCTTCCAAAATAGGCGTCTCTTGATTTTAAAGATATTTTGAGCGCTAAAATAAAACTGACACTAAGATTTACAAAACCTATCATAAAAACAAAAACAAAAGCAATAAAAAAGTCTTTTAAAGAGAGTAGAAAATCTGCACTACAGTATCCAAGATTTGCAGTAGAGAAAGCAACATGTCTTATCTCTAAAGGAAGATTGAAAAGATATCCTAAAAACGGAGTAATGCCTAAAAGAATACCAAAGAAAAAATTTCCTGCCATTGCTCCATGGTTTTCATATAAATACTCAGCTGTTTTTTCTCTTAAATTTGGCGAAAGGTATTTTTTAAAAAAAGGGTGGTAAAAATATCTCTCCTTAAGATTGAGATAGTTTGCTCTATTGTCAAAGTATCCGGCAATAAGTCCTGAACAAAAAAGCCAAATTCCTGCTATGGCTGCATAAAAAAGGGCAGAGTAAGATTTTATGCCTTCTAGATAGTACATTTTCTCTTCTACTGAGAGTATTTTAAAATCATTGGAAAAGAAGAAAAAACTAATTACAAAAGCAACGCTAAGCGCCAGTATAACATTCCCCATAACTGCTGCAAATTGGGAACGGCTTACTTGAAAAATAAGTTCAACGAGTTTGAGTTGGTTGGCTTTGTTGTTTTGCTCTTTTTCGATAGCTTTTGCAAATGTAGAAGCTGTCATAGCGGGCTGTTTTGTTGCAATGGTAAAACCCAGCATATGAATAAGCACAAATCCTAATCCATAATTTAAACTTGAGAGAAAAGTTTGAGAAAACAGAGAGAGATCTAGCTGATAAATATTTATCTTTAAAAGTGCCATAATAGCTATAATAATTCCTGCGCCGGCGGCAGAGAAAAACATTTTAAGATACTCATTTTTATCACTTGTTATATAGTGTTCTCCATGTTCACTGGCATTATTTGTGATGCTTTTTGCAAGTATTTTAATGTTTTGATTATAAAAGTCATAAATAGAGTTTTTTTTACTATTGTATTGAACTGATTCTTTAAATAATTCTATAAGAGAGTTGTAAAATTCAGGGGTATCAAATTTTTTGATAAGCTCAAGAATATCTTCTACTCTTTGGATTATCTGTTCTAATCTCTCAAGTTCATAAGTTAAAGCTACGGAAATACCTTTGTTTATTGATTTTTTCTTTAAAAATGAGACTTGATCATGACACTGTTCTAATATAACTTTAGTATGTTGAAAATCTAGTTCAGTTGAATTAATATCTATTTTTGCTTTTTGAATCACTGTGATAAAGCTGCTTATACTTCTATGGAGCTCTATAAATGCAGAATCTTTATTGAGCAAAGAGCTGTCTATTCTGATAAAGTTTTCATCAAACTCTTCAGAAGCTATCCAGATAGATAAGATTTCGACAGCATATAGAAGCTCGTCAAAAAGATAATCTTTTGTTGTTTGAGAATACTCATTATTATATAAAATTGTGGAAAAAAACTCTATCCAGATTTCATTTTCAATTGCATTGACCCATATATGATCATTGTTTTTGTAAAAAAGTGTTGCAAAGAGGTATTTAAAATCCCCTTCTTTTGGGGGCGAAGGCAGAAATTTATTATAAAAACGCTTATTAAGTTCATGTAAAAATCCATCTCTGGACAAAATGCCTAAGTTTGAGATATTTGTTGAAATTCTAGATTTTATCAGCCATCTGTTTACGCAAGCAGATAAATCATCAGCTGTTTTAGTGTTATTATTTAAGTAATTAACAATTTGATGGATTTTTTTAATGGAGTTATCAATATCATTTACATCAGCAGGTCTTATAAAATCAATAATATATGTCAATTTTTCAATAATAGACAAATCACTGCTTTTTAAATTTTTAACTAAAGAATCAAGCATACTTTCCATTAAACATCCCTCTAAAAAGCTATAATAGTCTTCATTATAAAATAAAAAAAGATAATTCTATATTAAAATTAGTAAAATGTTGTTTTGATTAAAAATTAATCAACAAATTGATTATTTAATTTTTTATAGGTGTATAATTTTAAAACTTTAACTATAAAGGATAAAAAATGAAGAGATACATTTTTATGTTATTGATGCTCCCCTCATTGACATTTGCAGATGAGTTGTTAAGTAGCGGAGATACTGCTTGGATGCTTGTTGCTACTGCTTTTGTAATGCTTATGACTCCGGCTGGATTGGCAC
Protein-coding regions in this window:
- a CDS encoding recombinase, whose protein sequence is MESMLDSLVKNLKSSDLSIIEKLTYIIDFIRPADVNDIDNSIKKIHQIVNYLNNNTKTADDLSACVNRWLIKSRISTNISNLGILSRDGFLHELNKRFYNKFLPSPPKEGDFKYLFATLFYKNNDHIWVNAIENEIWIEFFSTILYNNEYSQTTKDYLFDELLYAVEILSIWIASEEFDENFIRIDSSLLNKDSAFIELHRSISSFITVIQKAKIDINSTELDFQHTKVILEQCHDQVSFLKKKSINKGISVALTYELERLEQIIQRVEDILELIKKFDTPEFYNSLIELFKESVQYNSKKNSIYDFYNQNIKILAKSITNNASEHGEHYITSDKNEYLKMFFSAAGAGIIIAIMALLKINIYQLDLSLFSQTFLSSLNYGLGFVLIHMLGFTIATKQPAMTASTFAKAIEKEQNNKANQLKLVELIFQVSRSQFAAVMGNVILALSVAFVISFFFFSNDFKILSVEEKMYYLEGIKSYSALFYAAIAGIWLFCSGLIAGYFDNRANYLNLKERYFYHPFFKKYLSPNLREKTAEYLYENHGAMAGNFFFGILLGITPFLGYLFNLPLEIRHVAFSTANLGYCSADFLLSLKDFFIAFVFVFMIGFVNLSVSFILALKISLKSRDAYFGSVFSFLKLLATESLKRPWELLFPIKKSEKTSS